In Streptomyces sp. NBC_00448, the following are encoded in one genomic region:
- a CDS encoding isoprenyl transferase → MNLRDLVYGLYSRRVERRIDVSQTPKHIGVILDGNRRWAKASGGSPEQGHRAGADKIAEMLGWCEETGVEVVTLWLLSTDNLDRPADQLVPLLGIIEDAVTELAAAGRWRVHHVGTMDLLPARTQSVLKEAEQATDGQEGILVNVAVGYGGRQEIADAVRSLLHEHAGRGTSIEDLAEILDVEHIAEHLYTRGQPDPDLVIRTSGEQRLSGFMLWQSAHSEYYFCEVFWPAFRKVDFLRALRDYAARHRRYGA, encoded by the coding sequence ATGAATCTGCGCGACCTGGTGTACGGGTTGTACTCCCGCCGGGTGGAACGCCGGATCGACGTGTCGCAGACCCCCAAGCACATCGGCGTGATCCTGGACGGCAACCGGCGCTGGGCCAAGGCGTCCGGCGGCAGCCCCGAGCAGGGCCACCGGGCCGGCGCGGACAAGATCGCCGAGATGCTGGGCTGGTGCGAGGAGACCGGGGTCGAGGTGGTCACCCTGTGGCTGCTGTCCACCGACAACCTGGACCGGCCGGCCGACCAGCTGGTGCCGCTGCTGGGCATCATCGAGGACGCCGTCACCGAACTGGCCGCCGCGGGCCGCTGGCGGGTGCACCACGTGGGCACGATGGACCTGCTGCCCGCGCGCACCCAGAGCGTGCTGAAGGAGGCCGAGCAGGCCACCGACGGCCAGGAGGGCATCCTGGTCAACGTGGCGGTCGGCTACGGCGGCCGGCAGGAGATCGCCGACGCGGTCCGCTCGCTGCTGCACGAGCACGCCGGGCGCGGCACCTCCATCGAGGACCTGGCCGAGATCCTCGACGTCGAGCACATCGCCGAGCACCTCTACACCCGCGGCCAGCCCGACCCCGACCTGGTGATCCGCACCTCGGGCGAGCAGCGGCTGTCCGGTTTCATGCTGTGGCAGAGCGCGCATTCGGAGTACTACTTCTGCGAGGTCTTCTGGCCCGCCTTCCGCAAGGTGGACTTCCTGCGGGCGCTGCGTGACTACGCGGCCCGGCATCGCCGCTACGGAGCGTGA